AGACGAAAATAGATGATGCCGTGTTTGGTAATGAGACGGAAGAAACCGTGGCTCCGGCCGCCTGCATCATGTCCGCTACGATGGTCCATGTTTCCAGTACCTCTTTGTCCAGTCCAACGCAGTGATACTCTTGCGGAATTCCTACGCGTATTCCTTTCAGCGAAGCTAACCCGTCTCCTAGTTCTATAGGGAGAAAACGCTTTTTAACGGTTGTCGAATCTTTGTCATCGGGTCCGGCTATGGCATTTAGAACCACCGCGCAATCTTCAGTCGTCCGGGTCATGATTCCCGGTACGTCCATCGAGTTTACTAACGGGATTAAGCCATAGCGTGAAACTAATCCGTATGTTGGTTTCAAGCCAACGACTCCACAGTACGAAGCCGGGTTTCTCGTTGATCCACCGGTGTCTGAACCGAGAGCCGCGTAACACAAACCAGctgcaacggcaacggctgaACCGCCAGAACTCCCACCGGCGATACGAAACCGGTCATCGGTTAGGTCTTCACTCCAGCTGTTACGCGTAGGGCCGAAAATGGAGTCCACGCAGCCGGATCCCATACCGAACTGATCCAGGTTGGTTTTGCCCATCAAAACGGCTCCAGATTGTTCCAGCCTCTCCACCACCGTTGCATTGTACGTGGGGAtgaaattttccaacattctACATCGACAAAGGAGTCATTTAAGAGAATTTAAGTAGGAGTGAGTTACACTCACCGAGAGGCACAAGTCGTGTGCAGTTCTTTGGTGCAGAAGTTATCCTTCACTGCAATGGTTACCCCATCGAGGACACCTTTCGGTGTAGCATTGCGATAACGTTCTTGCGATTGTTCCGCCTGCTGTCGCGCTTTGGCCGATGCTACGCGAATGAATGCATTTAGAGGTTTAAGGCGATCAATCGCAGCTATGGATTGATCGGCCACCGAGCACGGATCTAACGATTTATCCCGAAAACATTCCGAAAGCTGGCGTACTCGAAGAGGCAAGCGATTCATATTGACGAAGAAACGGTTCTGAGAAACTTTGCCGGCTGTCAGattcgggttttgttttgcttttgcatttgacatttcgttgctctaaaataaaattatggcTCTTTCTGCTCATGTAacaatgaaatatttcacgaagCGTTGCGGTGCGGAAGCGTTTTTTGTAGTGGAAGCAAATATTTAGAACTCACAGTTTCAAAgcaattttcaaacatttctaACCGTCAATGCAAACTGCTTTCGGATCTTACTTAAATTtggaaataaaagtaaacattcATACACCCAAGTAATATAAACAATGCCACCGAATTAtgtgtttaattaaatgatAACTAGAAGAAACTGTATTATTTCGGTAGCTAATCCACGATCGTTTGCGACAACGTAAAATTTGTTTCTTGATAATCACTAAATAAATCACTTTTACATCGAATAAACAAAGTCATGCATTTTTCTTTGACTGCCTCTTTTGAATACCTTGTGATTTATGTAGAACGCAAAATAcaacttttttgttgttagaGAAATTGGAGAAAGttatgtataaaataatttacacaTCACAAAATTTAGGTAGGCTTATACCAATTCAATGATTTGCGTaaataacagaaaacatttacattaagatttgtttgctccattttcatttcaaggTTTCTCTCGTATATTAAAGAAGGCACTAATAAAGTACATATTTAGAAGACATTTTATTAACAAAATCCGTATTCGATTTCACCTATCCGTGGTCCTTAAATGTCCTTGCGCGACACTCGCCCAGGGTGCTTCACGTTTCGGGCTCCTGTACCATGAACGTTTGGACGATCACGATGACGAAGCGGGCCATCTTGCGTAATTTGCTGCTAAAGTTTGGCAATGTGTTATTGATCTCCAACAGGTTGAATTCCATCTGGTTCCGAGGTGCCGGTTCCGAGGTTTCCTTGATATTGGCGTCGTACGTGCTGCGTCGATGTGATTGTGATTCGTCGCGAAGTACTCATTATGCGTTTCTTCGTATCCTTTCCGATTTTGTTGTAGCACAACGGATAGACCGGATCGCGATCGTATCTCCCCCGCCTAAGTTGTCCGGCGTACTGTTTAGTCCAGATCGTAGATTCCGTCTTGGTGGGTGGCCGATTCATCACATCGCTCGTTTCAACGCTGGCTGACGTTCGCGGCAGGCCGTGTGGTAGACAGGATTAAAGTGGGTAGATTCCACAGGTAACGGACACCTCATATCACCTCACCAAAATACGCTCGGCCGCCAAGTGCATTGAAGGACGACGACATCTGAATGATCTGCAAAGAAACGGGAAATGAAAAGGCCATTTAGACATCTAGACGATTCAACAGACATTTTGAAATCAGCCAAACTAAAGTTAGAGTGAAAAGACGACCCCACCCCGATCTTCCCATCGTTCGATCCTCCAGTTAGTGGTTTAGTCGAGACGAGTGGCCGCATCACCTACAAATTCATTTCCATCCCCGTCCATCGATGACCGACTTCAGGTTCTTTCCAGCGAAGTGTGGGTTGCCTCTTTCAGTTTTGGGTGTTTATCAATCGTAATTGTGCGAAAAATGTCGTAACGACTTTCTGACGACGAGCCACCTGAAGACAATCCGACAACCAAAAATCCTTCCTACAGTAAAATATAAGCCTCGTATTCCCCGTCGTCATCtgtttcatcttcttcttcgtgtTCGTCGCGTGACGTGGGAATTTTAATGGAGTCCCttctgatcgatcggtcgTCCGTCGGGCACCGCGGCATTGCAACACGTTTCtaatgatttttgtttccattaACGTCCCATTTTCGAATGGAGCGAGGAATGGAAAGTGAGGTCACACATCATCCGATCACCGCGCGTGGGGTCAAGTCGGAGATTTACATGGGCTGATGACATACGCCAACGACGAAACCAACGCAAAAGTGTATCTCGGCGATCTTAATTATTAATGCTTTGCGACGAAGATGTGCACCTTTCTACTGCCCACGGACAGGTGGCCTTTATGGCgtgcaatgtgtgtgtgtgtttgagttcTTCGTTTGCTTAGCATTTTCTCACGACACAAGATGCGGCACATCGAAAAGGCTGCTGCATGATCGCCACACGCAGattgaaacggaaaccaaaccCCACGAGGCACGAGGCAGGTCGTGCACCAGGCCATCTGCGCAAAGCTTGGAGCAGTGTGCAGTAATATGcattaaatttacttttgtttctctttcggcTTTCGGGAGTAGCCGTTTTCGGGGTGAAATGGATCCTTGCATCGGTCGCAGTGATTATGGAGGCTCCTCGCCAGCTGGATATACTGCGGATGCAGCTGGCTCGGGCTGCTGGCAATTTAAATTGAGCACGCTGTTTTGATACCTTTAGAAGAAGCGACGGCGCGAAACTAAGATCCTCTTGGACAGCTGCCATTTTAAGTTGTTGAAGCATCATCCAGCAAAGAAACAAcggtacgacgacgacctTTCTAAGTCCTGATGTTTATCCCGTCTTTCGACTAGGAAGCAAAAGCGTTTTGGCTGGTGCCATGGCTAAGCCGTCGTTTTGCCTGCGCAAAGACCGCACTCACGACTCGCGGCGACGCTGTCAAGAGAAGACAAATCCAAGCCCTCCGCTGCTGGTTTGGTGCGCAAACGAGACAGTTTCCCAGAGTCTTCGTGGCATTTCTGCAGGCTGCAAGGCCTGGTATTGAGCATtgcaaaacacacagacaaactACCATCACCGTCGCTGTGTTCGGTGCTCCACCGGAGGGGacaatttattacatttgGCCCCATTTGGAATAGGGCAAGTTGATGGACGCGAATGCCTTTCGTAGCGACAGCCCCTCCAGCTCCAGTGAAGGAAGCAAAACGTGAATCTGCCTTACGCTAAGGGCATTGGGAAataacgacgacggtgcggaCGGCAATGATGAGGCGCAGCATAAACTACGGTGCGATGTTCGGCCAACGGGTGGGTGCGCTCCTGTGGCATCCTCCTTCGCGGGGAACTTTTAAGCTTATGCTTTCTAATTTCCATTTACTTCGGATCCACAGGGAAGCGGTTCAGTGCGGGACTCAGAGATCGAATTTGAGATGATAAACCaaagagaaacgaaacgaaaaacgaggTTCGTCTCTTGACCACCTGTTGATGTTCTGTGTTTACGCGCGCTCTCAGTGCTCTCAGCAACCCCACGCACGGCTGTCGCAGCAGCTCCTTCGGGTCGCGCCGAGTGCAAGTGCTTGAACTTTCGAGTGGCAGTCAAAGGGCAAACTCTcgggaggaaaacaaaaacaaaattaataataaaagcaACCGGCCGAGGGCGAGGCAAACAATGGGATGCCCTTCCGCTTCTTGGGGTTTCGGTGTGCTGACGTTTGTGTGACTTatggttgttttgtgttttctttgcgcttGGAGTGTTTCTGGTTTGTGTACACGTTTTCgagaaacaaatcgaattgGAAGCCCTGGCCAATGACGGAACTTGGTTGAGTTGTTCTGGTGCAGAGCACCCGACCATCGTCACGTCGGTGGTTCCAACGGTTAATAAAAGTGAATGATtacacaacacagcacaacgGCAGGTAGTGTGTGCGTTCCAAAGGACATGGTgcaaattgaaccaaaattcaatcaactgcCGCCCGCGGATTGCATATTCAGTGGCTGAGATTGGCTCGAACGTTGATAGCCGGTGACAAACGGTGATGAAGCATCTCCGTGCGCCTAAACATTCGTCTTTTCGACGAAGAGCTCGTCACGAGCATCACTCGGTTGGGCGTGAACATCTTCGGGGCCGGTGTGAACATTCAGCCGTTCATTCGACCAATTTTCCCGCGCAATGCACAACGAGAAGCGCATGGTAAAACGTAACTGCAGTCAAATAGCGCGCGGCATGCTGTCGAGCATTAATGCTGCAAGACATTGCATCGATCACAGTGCTATGTTGTGGGCAAGACCAAGGATGCCTAACGGATGACCCAAAATAATGATCCACTTTGTTTTCGCTAGACGCGATCCTTGGGCATTGATGGGCGAGCAACTTTCATTGGATCAGGACTCCGGATTCCGGTGCCCGGGAGATGAATCGACACTCTGACGAGCAGCCCGCAAAAAAACCTTTCCGATAGCGTTCGTAGAGCAAAAAAGGTGATGAATTCGGGTGGATTCGAGTGGTTTCCTGTATGCGAAAAGGACGATgcaaacaacagcagcggccGGTTAATTGGAATACAAAAATCTCGTAAACAATCGCGCGTTGATCGGGTTTTTTGGGCCCAAGCGAAAAGATGAAAGGATTTCACTCCGAACTATTTGTTATTGATTCGGAACGATTTTAATTAGGAGGAATTTCAGGGATATTTCTGACCCGGGAATTCACCCAACATCCCAACGCACAGACGCACCCAGTTCACATCCGGAATTCTGAATCACCAACCCAGACAAGTCCGACGTAAAGGTCGTGGGGTTTTTATGCGTCTTTCGGTggatttttcctgttttgccgCTTATGCTGTCCGCATTGAATGCCTTCCGCAACACTGTGGCCCGTTCGCATTTGCATTCGAAAGCTAAATTCGTTAGGTGCTCTCCTCTCTGCAGTGGGACTGCAGGATTTGTGCAATTTATGCAGTCGCCCAGGCGGACGGACTAGCGATGCCCCGATCGGCTTCCATCGAGAAACTTTCCCAATCCAAACTGTGCTTACCCTCAAATCACGGCGGTAGCTTCATTTGAGACTTTTCAGCTAAACTAATACGCAGCGGAAGATGTCAAGTAAAAGCATAGCAAAGCTAAACCATGTTGGCCAACCTTAAGGTTTGGGGGTGTTCGCTAAACTGTGAGTGGCTCTTAAAAACTCATTAAAAACACAGTAAATTATACAGAGACCTGCTGGTCCCTTGTATGTTGGATGAACATTTTCTCATCATTTCGTCGCGAATTGCGGCGGAAACTTTCCTTCCTCACACGGACAGAACCAACCAACGACATGTTCTCTCGGCCCAGCGCAATCTCGCGGGAAACGATCCGTTGATGACGTGTTTGGCTATTTTGATTTCGCGAGAATTTTCGGGAAATCTTGTCTTCAGAGCGCGTGTGTACTTTTACTACCGCATTCACGATGAAGAAACTACTACCTAATGTCTTAATTTTATAGCCACGTCCCAACCACTACAGAAACTCAACTCCACGGGCATCGCGGAACCGACGTCTAAAGCACTACCAGCGGGACTTGATGAGCTTTAATTTATAGTCTGTTTTGTGTCACTGAGGACATTACATTTCTCCTGGACCGTCCAGCAATCGCTGTTTTTGAGACAAAGCGCGCGTGCGTTCACACATCGTACAGCGTTGTCCCCGGAAAAACGAACCTCTAATTTGGTCCGCCGGTCGTTAAAATCCGATTCATCCCGGAACCTGGGAGAGATGACGGAACTTGTAGGTTTTGTAGCTTCCCGATTCTTTTATGTCTCCGGGATCTCCAACCATGGATCGTAAAATCGATAACCGAAACGCGCGCTCTACGAACAACTTCAAAAGACATAGGCACGCGTGCTTTAGGATGAAACACACAAACTATGAGCACGCGTGAAAGACGAACCTAATTGTTAGTTTTGTCATGTTCACAGCCCGTCGGTAACCGAGTCTAGAACCGGGAATTGATCCATTAGACATTGGACATTGATTTGCGATACTCTTGGCTCATCCCTCGAGTAGCAGCCTCCATTCGAAGCGAAAAACCGCGAAACAAGTAAGAACTCGGACACAGAAGAAGGCCTTCTTCAAGGAATGTTCTTCCCGTTCCATCATTGGAGCGCAGTCAGTATTTGAACGTAGATTACGACCATTAAAGCGCAGTATTGTCCGCAatctccgccgtcgccgtgatTTCCTTCATGCGGTTCTTCTAAGGCATTCAGAAATCGTGCctcttttttatgctcatcGCTTCTTATCGCCGGAGAAGACAAAACTCCGGGACCCTGAAATGTGGAATGGAGCAGATCACGCACAATGCGGTCAGCTTTTGACCACCTCATATCTCATTTGCCTGCTGCCCGAGCAAGGCGCGAGAGTCCATTAGCGGGAGTCAGGTCTTGACAGCGGACCCAAGAACAAACCTGGGAATAACACGCGCGTTACCACAGGAAAGAAATAACTCCAAAGCTCGTAGATacgagagaacgagagaagtCGGGCCAATGGTCGGCACATTACATTTAGGGTTGAATATAAAACACCAAAAGCCAATGGTCGGCGCAGCAACGTTGGGCAGTTCGCAGCTTCTTTGACACCCGACGACGTGACCCACAGCGGTGGAGCGGCACACAACGTGGTGGCGAAAGGCCGCGGGAACTCATGGTGTCAGATATGTGCGTTAAGTGCTCTAGAGTCGATTCGTTTAGTTTCCttttaaatgtaattaaaagtACCCTACACGGCCCCTCAGCCGCGGTCGTTTCTAACCCCCGTTGATGGAACTCGTGAACCTGAGGTAACCCCATCGCTCCCCGTCAGACGACCCCGATTCTTCGGGCACCCAGAATCACCGATCCACGGCCATCATGCCGGCAGATGCCACCAGGGAACGCTGGCGAAGAAAGGTcgacaaaacgaaacatgctAATGTTCTCGGCCGAACGTGACTTCAAATCACGacaattattattgtttcagTTGTTTATTGCGCCCGAAGAGGTCTCTTCTTCAAACGTCTTCGGTACAGTGCCCTCGACCACCACCTtcacccacagcagcagtcgcGTTTCGTGTCATCGATTGGTCGCTATCATCACGAAGCTCCAGTGAAGAACGCTGCACGTAATTTTTCTGCCGCGAGCAGGTTCTCCGCCATCAGCGATGTCGTTGTCGGGGTCGTGCTGAAAAGTTTTGCGAGCGTCACTACGCCGTTACCGAAACACGCCCGGAAGGGAACGACAAGAATTTACCTTCGGCGTACCTCGCGCCAAGACGAtggtcttcttctttttggtcTCTTTGCGCAGTTCTTGCCGTCAGAATTTACCATACCGTGCAAATGCAATTAGTAGCGTACTCTATACGTCTTCCTTTTGCAGAACGAACCTCCGCTGCGTGACCGGCCTAAGGAAGTATGCAATCGCGCCCAACGATGGCTGCCTGCGGTTCCGAAGTCGTGAAGTTAACCACCAACATCCTAATGTCGCCCAACGGTTCCAACAACCTACGTACGCCTTGTGCCGTTGTGTGCCGTTTGCAGTTGTGACTCCTGGGGAGATATCTCTGCGAGGCTGCCTGAAGAAGATGCGCCGCTTATATATTGGCAATAAAATTTCCGTACGCCGGATGGATCCCGGCTGACTTCCCGTCGGCCAAGCAGCTCGCGTCGTGCCGCGTTGGTcgggttttatttcttttggcATTTGGCCATACACCACAGCCGTTGGCACAGCACTCTATGCCTGGTAAAACTGTGGTCCGTGGTGGATTATGAATTATAATCTTTCAGCAGACATTAGTGCAACTTTTGCgcaaatttttcattcgcTGGGTAACGCTTCCAtcgtttttcttatttccaaTGTCCCATGGTGGGCCATATTTCGggtgattaaaaataaaaccaaagcTCGTTAAGTTATGATGCATGTTAGTTTTCATGTCCGCAGAGCTGACAGTGTTCGGAATGTGCGGTTGCGATTCTAATGGGTATCCCAATTGGCTGGTAACATCCGAAATAAACTCCATATGTCGACTCCAACATGACATTTTGTGGTGTTTCGATGACCCACATTGAAATGCAGCTGCCATCGAGCGTCCCCGGACTCCAGTGGCGGACATGTCAAATTGTTTTGGTCCCAAAATTGACAGCGTAAAAAGGTAGAAGGGTTTTGAGTCCTtgcagaaaaaagggcgaGTACACGTGTCAATCACCACGTCCGGTGAACATCCAACCACGACTGAATGATGTCAAACCTGTTGCGGCATTTGTGCCTCAATCAATCTATTCCGCGTGAAATCCGATTCAGAATCGATTTCCTCACCTGTGGAAGTCCAACAGAGAcagaaagcgaagaaatgaTATTAGTATCAATACCACAGAAACCTCAAATGCCACACATAAGTAAACAAACTCATACACCCGTCATCTCCCTACACCTAGGACCGCAAGGTCCGCCGATTCCGCAATCCCGTTCCCGATGGAAAACtcccaaaaaccacaaccgaccgaccgtttaTCAGCCACCCAGCGCTAGCTCTCCTTTCCAACGGCTCCACAAGATCCAGAGGTTCGATGGTGAAGGTAGCAAACAAAACCCTGCTACGGCAAACGGAGGAAGAACGGATCTCATCTCCGGGCGCTTCACCAAGGATGAATCCACCATTTTTCCAATCCGCCATTCCCAGCCAAACCAATTTCCATGTGGCTCAGGTACCTTTCGTTGCCTCTCTCCGCATCTCTTCAGCGAACGGGTGATGTTATTGAAATAAGTTTAAGACACAGAgacaagtgtgtgtgtgggccggAGTTCCGTACTTGGACGGAAGAGGGTCGGACATGGGAAATCGCAATCTCGATTTCGCCGGAGGTTAAACATGCTTTCTGAATTTAAAAGGAAATCCCACCGTGATTTtctgcttcgtcgtcgtcgcggtcgcggtcgcggtcgtcgtGAGTCGCTCGTTGCGTGGCCATAGCCATTCTAGCGGTACTCTACCGATTCACGATCCCAACGACTCCGGTGGGGGGCTGAACGCAATTGAAGAGGCTCCGCTTTGCGGCTCGGATGCTGAGGACACTCACCCGCTGATGGCGCAGA
The DNA window shown above is from Anopheles cruzii unplaced genomic scaffold, idAnoCruzAS_RS32_06 scaffold00502_ctg1, whole genome shotgun sequence and carries:
- the LOC128276102 gene encoding glutamyl-tRNA(Gln) amidotransferase subunit A, mitochondrial-like — its product is MNRLPLRVRQLSECFRDKSLDPCSVADQSIAAIDRLKPLNAFIRVASAKARQQAEQSQERYRNATPKGVLDGVTIAVKDNFCTKELHTTCASRMLENFIPTYNATVVERLEQSGAVLMGKTNLDQFGMGSGCVDSIFGPTRNSWSEDLTDDRFRIAGGSSGGSAVAVAAGLCYAALGSDTGGSTRNPASYCGVVGLKPTYGLVSRYGLIPLVNSMDVPGIMTRTTEDCAVVLNAIAGPDDKDSTTVKKRFLPIELGDGLASLKGIRVGIPQEYHCVGLDKEVLETWTIVADMMQAAGATVSSVSLPNTASSIFVYSILNQCEVSSNMARYDGIEYGHRSKEDASTEQLYAKTRAEGFNDVVKNRILAGNFFLLRRNYEKYFQKALKVRRLISDDFVRVFREVDVLLAPTTL